In the Gorilla gorilla gorilla isolate KB3781 chromosome 10, NHGRI_mGorGor1-v2.1_pri, whole genome shotgun sequence genome, one interval contains:
- the SPX gene encoding spexin, whose translation MKGLRSLAATTLALFLVFVFLGNSSCAPQRLLERRNWTPQAMLYLKGAQGRRFISDQSRRKDLSDRPLPERRSPNPRLLTIPEAATILLASLQKSPEDEEKNFDQTRFLEDSLLNW comes from the exons ATGAAG GGACTCAGAAGTCTGGCAGCAACAACCTTGGCTCTTTTCCTGGTGTTTGTTTTCCTGGGAAACTCCAGCTGCGCTCCGCAG AGACTGTTGGAGAGAAGGAACTGGACTCCTCAAGCTATGCTCTACCTGAAAGGGGCAC AGGGTCGCCGCTTCATCTCCGACCAGAGCCGGAGAAAGGACCTCTCCGACCGGCCACTGCCGG AAAGACGAAGCCCAAATCCCCGACTACTAACTATTCCGGAGGCAGCAACCATCTTACTGGCGTCCCTTCAGAAATCACCAGAAG atgaagaaaaaaactttGATCAAACCAGATTCCTGGAAGACAGTCTGCTTAACTGGTGA